The following coding sequences are from one Methanococcoides orientis window:
- a CDS encoding Zn-ribbon domain-containing OB-fold protein encodes MSVARFWRKQINRYNLVGTHCKTCDSYYYPPRNVCPKCRRDGEIEPHKFSGPGDIVTYTIIHTAAEGFEHQAPYVLAIVQLDEGPRFTSQIVCNPEDVHIGMKVKPVFRKLGESGDNGMIYYGTKYVPA; translated from the coding sequence ATGTCTGTAGCAAGATTCTGGAGAAAGCAGATAAACAGGTATAATCTGGTTGGAACGCACTGCAAGACCTGTGATTCATACTATTATCCCCCACGTAACGTATGCCCTAAATGCAGGCGTGATGGTGAGATAGAGCCTCACAAGTTCTCCGGCCCCGGAGATATCGTGACCTACACTATCATTCACACAGCAGCAGAAGGTTTTGAACATCAGGCTCCTTATGTGCTTGCTATCGTTCAGCTGGATGAGGGTCCAAGGTTCACAAGCCAGATAGTTTGCAACCCTGAGGATGTGCATATCGGAATGAAGGTCAAGCCAGTGTTCAGAAAGCTCGGTGAGAGCGGTGACAATGGTATGATCTATTACGGAACTAAATACGTACCTGCATAA
- the cyaB gene encoding class IV adenylate cyclase, which translates to MIEIEIKVRADHGPVLNRILGMGALKVRTEDHLDVYYNAPHRDFAETDEALRLRSVNGGTRMTYKGRKLDSVSKTREEFETPVDGTAAKGILVSLGFFESGIVKKTRDIYRYDDITICLDSVEGLGEFVEVETVADSDIDSHRERLFEFLESIGIKKEDSIRTSYLEMLMEN; encoded by the coding sequence ATGATAGAGATCGAGATCAAGGTGCGTGCCGACCATGGTCCTGTCCTGAACAGGATCCTGGGGATGGGCGCACTCAAGGTCCGAACTGAGGATCACCTTGATGTGTATTACAATGCACCTCATCGTGATTTTGCAGAAACTGACGAAGCATTGAGATTGCGCAGTGTCAACGGCGGCACGCGCATGACCTACAAGGGCAGGAAGCTTGACAGTGTCTCCAAGACAAGGGAGGAATTCGAGACCCCTGTGGACGGGACGGCAGCAAAGGGCATTCTTGTCTCCCTTGGTTTTTTTGAATCCGGTATTGTGAAAAAAACACGGGATATCTATCGATACGACGATATCACCATCTGCCTTGATTCAGTTGAAGGCCTGGGTGAGTTCGTCGAAGTAGAAACCGTTGCAGATTCGGATATTGATTCTCACAGGGAACGGTTGTTCGAGTTCCTTGAGAGCATCGGGATAAAAAAAGAGGATTCCATCAGGACATCCTATCTTGAGATGCTGATGGAGAACTAA
- the metG gene encoding methionine--tRNA ligase: MSKFPSNEPVLVTCGLPYANGKAHVGHLRTYIPADIFTRSLRKTGQEVTFVCGSDTHGTPIVFNAEELNTTPKELIKIYHKHFDETFKEMGVMFDAFGTTDDQTNHDRTTDIVNKLIENDYVFPKTIEIAYCPSCDRFLPDRYVKGTCPHCKEEARGDECDQGCGKHLEPGELENPTCTTCNGPAEYRSQEHFFFKLSEFKDFLIEHLENLGGTLNARNYALGWVKQELTDWCITRNLEWGVQFPGHDDLVVYVWVDAPIGYIAFTEEWAEANNESWEKFWKEDSRIVHFIGGDIIYHHCIFWPAMLKGAGYTQPWAVVASGMVKIEDKTFSKSRGYVVWVGEDYLDHGFHPDLLRYYLASYTSHTKELNFSWEVFQDKINTELVGVFGNFLYRTLLFTHKNFKEIPVGEIKQETLDEINSTIDAANEAMENYEFKKYADSVMALASYGNSYFQANEPWKLIKENKEACGEVVANCIQLGKALCLLFEPILPSKMEDAWKQVGMTTDVHAAGYAEATELVKAGTPLEKPSILFEKIEDEKTEQMEAIASARVKEAIAKESGKEEKEEPKEMKELITFDDFSKLDLRIGTIVSAEEIKKSKKLLKLQVDLGEEEARQIVAGIKESHSPEELPGKQVLVLTNLAPAKLCGVESNGMILAGTDEDGKAILLQPEKGTNAGNGIM, encoded by the coding sequence ATGTCCAAATTCCCATCCAATGAACCAGTCCTCGTAACATGTGGGCTGCCATATGCAAATGGAAAGGCACACGTCGGCCATTTGCGTACATATATCCCAGCGGATATATTCACAAGATCCCTCCGAAAGACAGGACAGGAGGTCACTTTTGTGTGTGGTTCCGATACGCATGGAACACCCATCGTATTCAACGCTGAAGAGTTGAACACCACACCTAAAGAACTGATAAAGATATACCACAAGCATTTCGATGAGACTTTCAAGGAAATGGGCGTGATGTTCGATGCATTCGGCACAACCGATGATCAAACAAATCACGACCGCACTACTGACATTGTCAACAAGCTTATAGAAAACGACTATGTTTTCCCAAAGACCATCGAGATCGCATATTGTCCTTCATGTGACCGCTTCCTCCCGGACAGGTATGTGAAAGGAACATGCCCGCACTGCAAGGAAGAGGCAAGGGGAGATGAGTGCGACCAGGGATGTGGAAAACATCTTGAACCGGGAGAACTTGAGAACCCGACCTGTACCACATGCAACGGACCTGCCGAATACAGGAGCCAGGAGCACTTTTTCTTCAAGCTGTCCGAGTTTAAGGATTTCCTTATAGAGCACCTTGAAAATCTCGGAGGGACCCTCAATGCAAGGAACTATGCCCTTGGATGGGTAAAACAGGAACTCACCGACTGGTGCATCACAAGGAACCTTGAATGGGGAGTGCAGTTCCCGGGACATGATGATCTTGTGGTCTATGTATGGGTGGATGCACCTATCGGTTACATCGCATTCACTGAAGAGTGGGCAGAAGCAAATAATGAGAGCTGGGAGAAGTTCTGGAAAGAAGATTCCCGCATCGTTCACTTCATCGGCGGAGATATCATATACCACCACTGCATCTTCTGGCCTGCTATGCTCAAAGGTGCCGGATACACCCAACCCTGGGCAGTTGTTGCGTCAGGAATGGTGAAGATAGAGGACAAGACGTTCTCAAAGAGCCGCGGATACGTCGTATGGGTAGGAGAAGATTATCTGGACCATGGATTCCACCCGGACCTGCTCCGTTACTACCTCGCAAGCTACACATCCCACACCAAGGAACTGAACTTCTCATGGGAGGTATTCCAGGACAAAATCAATACCGAACTTGTAGGTGTTTTCGGAAACTTCCTGTACAGGACACTCCTGTTCACCCATAAGAACTTCAAGGAAATCCCTGTAGGTGAGATCAAGCAGGAAACCCTGGATGAGATCAATTCAACCATTGACGCTGCAAATGAGGCAATGGAGAACTATGAGTTCAAGAAATATGCCGACAGCGTAATGGCACTGGCATCATATGGAAACAGCTATTTCCAGGCCAACGAACCATGGAAGCTCATCAAAGAGAATAAGGAAGCATGCGGCGAAGTTGTTGCAAACTGCATACAGCTTGGAAAGGCACTGTGCCTGCTCTTTGAGCCGATCCTGCCAAGCAAAATGGAAGATGCATGGAAGCAGGTTGGAATGACAACAGATGTGCATGCCGCAGGATATGCTGAAGCCACAGAACTTGTTAAGGCCGGTACACCACTTGAGAAACCATCCATCCTCTTTGAGAAGATAGAGGATGAAAAGACAGAACAGATGGAAGCAATCGCATCTGCAAGAGTTAAGGAAGCCATTGCAAAAGAAAGTGGCAAGGAAGAAAAAGAAGAACCAAAGGAGATGAAAGAACTGATCACATTCGACGACTTTTCAAAGCTTGACCTGAGAATAGGAACCATCGTTTCTGCTGAAGAAATAAAGAAATCCAAGAAACTGCTTAAACTGCAGGTCGACCTTGGCGAGGAAGAAGCACGCCAGATCGTCGCAGGTATCAAAGAGTCACACTCTCCGGAAGAATTACCCGGCAAGCAGGTTCTTGTACTTACAAACCTCGCACCTGCAAAGCTCTGCGGCGTGGAGTCCAACGGCATGATACTTGCAGGAACCGATGAGGACGGTAAAGCGATCCTGTTGCAGCCTGAGAAAGGTACCAATGCTGGAAATGGCATAATGTAA
- the sppA gene encoding signal peptide peptidase SppA: MTNSEEPFNLKDDNEDLLDEVLEESTEEVPDLGVFEMTPEPDYTEILDNAHEDGGMTDNVVVPSVESTEEGIVAYNPPVEVNEGGSTIPPKEAMGVKEEKQVKQTPSSPKKSHKWQYVALFTALLLIIGGSFAVIYLSFGGEIYTSDNKVAVIYVQGTMLTGNLPSGFGYATSEDICNSLREAAADEGVKAIVLRVNSGGGSPAAAEEIITEIENVQAQGIPVVVSMGDVAASAAYHISAPADLILANPSSITGSIGVIGVYTNRSEYYDNEGIDFYISKSGEFKDMGGDWRGLTSDEKEYADTVVLKVYDLFITSISEHRNMTKSEVKDIADGRIYIAVEAKEIGLIDDFGNLYDAIDAAAELGGIEGEPTVYYINRPSLSSILFGTEETFSKDTVKQLASYYEESPVGVIVE, encoded by the coding sequence ATGACCAATAGTGAAGAACCTTTTAATTTAAAAGATGATAATGAAGACCTTCTGGATGAAGTCCTGGAAGAATCCACTGAGGAGGTGCCGGATCTGGGGGTATTTGAGATGACTCCGGAACCTGATTACACTGAGATCCTGGACAATGCTCATGAGGATGGTGGCATGACGGACAATGTTGTTGTACCATCGGTTGAGTCTACGGAAGAAGGTATTGTGGCATATAATCCTCCTGTGGAGGTTAATGAAGGGGGATCAACAATACCTCCAAAGGAAGCAATGGGCGTAAAGGAAGAAAAACAGGTTAAACAAACTCCTTCTTCTCCGAAAAAGAGCCACAAATGGCAATATGTTGCATTGTTTACCGCATTGCTGTTGATAATCGGTGGTAGCTTTGCAGTCATTTACCTGTCCTTCGGTGGCGAGATATATACTTCTGACAATAAGGTTGCAGTTATCTATGTGCAGGGAACCATGCTGACAGGTAATCTTCCCTCCGGCTTTGGGTACGCAACATCTGAGGATATATGCAACAGCCTGCGTGAAGCTGCAGCCGATGAAGGCGTCAAGGCCATAGTGCTTAGAGTGAACAGCGGAGGCGGATCGCCGGCAGCAGCAGAGGAGATCATAACTGAGATCGAGAATGTTCAGGCACAGGGTATCCCGGTAGTTGTTTCCATGGGTGATGTGGCTGCAAGCGCTGCATATCATATTTCTGCACCTGCAGACCTGATACTGGCAAACCCTTCTTCGATAACCGGAAGCATTGGTGTGATCGGAGTTTACACGAACCGGTCGGAATATTACGATAATGAGGGAATAGATTTCTACATCTCCAAATCCGGTGAGTTCAAGGATATGGGTGGCGACTGGAGAGGCCTTACCTCTGATGAAAAAGAGTATGCTGACACTGTCGTTCTCAAGGTATACGACCTTTTCATTACCAGTATCTCAGAGCACCGTAATATGACAAAGAGCGAGGTTAAGGATATTGCCGATGGTCGCATCTACATAGCTGTGGAAGCAAAAGAGATCGGGCTGATCGATGACTTTGGCAATCTGTACGATGCCATTGACGCAGCCGCAGAGCTTGGCGGAATCGAAGGTGAGCCTACAGTATACTATATTAACAGGCCTTCTCTTTCGAGCATACTTTTCGGCACAGAGGAAACGTTCTCTAAAGATACTGTAAAACAACTGGCAAGTTATTATGAGGAAAGTCCGGTTGGAGTGATCGTCGAGTGA
- a CDS encoding ribose 1,5-bisphosphate isomerase → MQQLLDTAEKIRTMEIRGAGRIAEAASAALRDYVLSLKVTNIKDFNKKVDEAANILIQTRPTAVSLPNAVQITKRHVSDDVPGAREEIIHNAEVFLKQAGEALEKMGKIGAKRIHDGDVIMTHCNSHAALSVISTAFKQGKDISVIATESRPRRQGLLTIRELNDYGIPTTLIVDSAVRYSMKEVDTVIVGADAITVNGALVNKVGTSQLAHAAHEARKNVLSVAETFKFSPNTILGDMIDIEERSADEVIDPAILAEMPNVKVKNPAFDITPAEYIDMIITEVGAFPPQMAYTIIKEHLGWELSNIG, encoded by the coding sequence ATGCAGCAATTACTTGACACCGCAGAAAAAATAAGGACAATGGAGATACGTGGAGCAGGAAGGATCGCCGAAGCTGCCTCTGCTGCACTTCGTGATTACGTACTAAGCCTCAAGGTCACCAACATAAAAGATTTTAACAAAAAAGTGGATGAGGCAGCAAATATCCTTATCCAGACACGACCCACCGCCGTATCCCTTCCAAATGCAGTGCAGATCACAAAGCGCCACGTTTCTGATGATGTGCCCGGAGCACGTGAAGAGATAATTCACAACGCAGAAGTATTCCTCAAACAGGCAGGAGAAGCTCTTGAAAAGATGGGAAAGATCGGTGCTAAAAGGATACATGACGGAGACGTCATAATGACACACTGCAATTCCCATGCAGCACTTTCGGTTATATCCACAGCCTTCAAGCAGGGCAAGGACATCTCGGTAATAGCAACCGAGTCACGCCCAAGAAGGCAGGGATTGCTTACCATAAGGGAACTGAACGATTACGGCATCCCCACAACATTGATAGTGGATTCTGCGGTAAGATATTCCATGAAGGAGGTCGACACCGTAATAGTTGGTGCTGATGCAATAACCGTGAATGGTGCCCTTGTAAACAAAGTAGGAACATCACAACTGGCACATGCCGCACACGAAGCAAGGAAGAATGTCCTTAGTGTTGCTGAAACTTTCAAGTTCAGTCCGAACACGATACTTGGTGACATGATCGACATCGAAGAAAGGTCAGCAGATGAAGTAATCGACCCGGCGATCCTTGCAGAAATGCCAAATGTGAAGGTCAAAAATCCTGCATTCGACATAACACCTGCCGAATACATTGACATGATAATTACAGAGGTCGGAGCATTCCCCCCACAGATGGCCTACACCATCATCAAGGAACATCTCGGATGGGAGCTTTCCAATATAGGATAA
- a CDS encoding NAD-dependent succinate-semialdehyde dehydrogenase yields the protein MNAMVSINPANGKVNGDFEFHTPDGVNSILKRSGEAFLEWSALAAAERAVYLEEVAAMLRKEKQDLAEIITKEMGKPIKQSLPEVEKCASMFDYFASNIESLLEPDVVDDDPSAFISFEPMGAILAIKPWNFPLWQVLSAASHVLAGGNTMVLKHSSYVPMCALKIEEVFEKAGVPKGVFQTLLVDGPMASSLISRPEIAAVSFTGGLPSGQKVAETAGRNMKKCVLELGGSDPFIVLEDADIEMAAKVAVSGRFINTGQTCISSKRFIVAESIADEFTALFVEKTRALKMGDPMDPETDLGPLVREDQMGLLEAQVNEAVSMGAKVELEGGSMGGEGYYFSPVVLSNVTPDMEVMKNETFGPIAPIIAVKDEVEAMRIANATEFGLGASIWSGDEVKASSLACQVQAGVVGVNGFFRPEANLPFGGVKKSGIGRELSRFGFYEFMNIKSTKVY from the coding sequence ATGAACGCAATGGTCTCAATAAATCCTGCAAATGGGAAGGTCAATGGTGATTTTGAATTCCATACTCCTGATGGGGTAAATTCGATACTGAAAAGGTCCGGGGAAGCGTTCCTGGAATGGAGTGCACTTGCTGCTGCAGAAAGGGCAGTTTATCTTGAGGAAGTCGCTGCTATGCTTCGAAAGGAGAAACAGGACCTTGCAGAGATCATTACAAAAGAAATGGGCAAGCCCATAAAACAGTCGCTTCCTGAGGTTGAGAAATGTGCAAGCATGTTCGACTATTTTGCCTCCAACATTGAGTCACTTCTTGAGCCTGACGTTGTGGATGACGACCCCTCAGCTTTCATTTCATTCGAGCCTATGGGGGCGATACTTGCTATCAAACCCTGGAATTTCCCTCTCTGGCAGGTGCTGAGTGCTGCTTCCCATGTACTTGCAGGTGGAAATACCATGGTTTTGAAGCATTCCAGCTATGTTCCGATGTGTGCTCTTAAGATCGAAGAGGTCTTTGAGAAGGCAGGTGTTCCAAAAGGTGTGTTCCAGACGCTTCTTGTAGACGGACCTATGGCTTCCTCATTGATATCAAGGCCGGAAATTGCTGCGGTGTCATTCACGGGTGGGCTTCCTTCAGGTCAGAAAGTGGCTGAAACGGCGGGCAGGAACATGAAGAAATGTGTTCTTGAACTTGGAGGCAGTGATCCTTTCATCGTATTGGAGGATGCAGATATTGAAATGGCTGCAAAGGTTGCTGTTTCAGGTCGTTTTATCAATACCGGTCAGACCTGCATTTCATCCAAACGCTTCATTGTGGCTGAATCAATTGCAGATGAGTTCACAGCTCTCTTTGTGGAAAAGACCCGCGCACTTAAAATGGGTGATCCGATGGACCCTGAAACAGACCTTGGTCCGCTGGTGCGTGAAGATCAGATGGGACTGCTTGAAGCACAGGTGAATGAAGCAGTTTCAATGGGTGCTAAAGTGGAACTTGAGGGTGGTAGTATGGGTGGTGAGGGTTACTATTTCTCACCTGTTGTCCTCTCTAATGTGACGCCTGATATGGAGGTCATGAAAAATGAGACATTTGGTCCGATAGCTCCTATCATTGCAGTTAAAGATGAGGTGGAGGCCATGAGAATTGCCAATGCGACGGAGTTCGGTCTGGGTGCAAGTATCTGGAGCGGGGATGAGGTAAAGGCCTCTTCACTTGCATGCCAGGTCCAGGCGGGTGTCGTTGGTGTGAATGGCTTTTTCAGGCCCGAGGCAAATTTACCATTTGGCGGTGTGAAGAAGAGTGGAATTGGAAGGGAACTTTCAAGGTTCGGCTTCTATGAGTTCATGAACATTAAGTCCACAAAAGTGTATTGA
- a CDS encoding class I SAM-dependent methyltransferase, producing the protein MRGSLQAVILPMTSFEHPDDFPECIRHLIPKRFDIVGDVAVVSIPPELYDHKFSVAKYVASRRGNIRGVLNKVTKLEGDHRVAGFELLLGDSSLTTHAEFGMRYKMDLKDVFFNGRLAFERKRVSSLVQKGEDVLVPFCGVGPFAIPAAAKGANVIALEKNPAACKWLAENIRLNHVGDNISSLLADASFIGNMLNAKFDRVIIPTPYGMDRFLEDVLPLVKIGGYLHFYTFKTREQIEVLIGKYSDMGLDVINYRRCGNIAPGVSRWVFDMVKV; encoded by the coding sequence ATGCGTGGTTCATTACAAGCGGTGATCCTTCCAATGACTTCCTTTGAGCATCCCGATGACTTTCCTGAATGTATACGTCATCTTATTCCCAAACGTTTTGATATTGTCGGGGATGTTGCAGTTGTATCGATCCCTCCCGAATTGTACGATCATAAATTCTCTGTTGCAAAGTATGTAGCTTCAAGGAGGGGCAATATCCGTGGTGTCCTTAACAAGGTGACAAAGCTGGAAGGTGACCATCGGGTTGCAGGTTTCGAACTTTTACTTGGGGATAGCTCGTTAACAACTCATGCGGAGTTTGGGATGAGGTATAAGATGGATCTGAAGGACGTTTTTTTCAATGGCAGGCTTGCATTTGAAAGAAAGCGTGTATCCTCCCTGGTTCAAAAGGGGGAAGATGTGCTGGTTCCTTTCTGCGGTGTCGGTCCATTTGCAATACCTGCTGCAGCAAAGGGTGCAAATGTCATTGCTCTTGAGAAGAACCCGGCAGCTTGTAAATGGCTGGCTGAGAACATCAGACTGAATCATGTGGGGGATAACATCAGTTCTCTCCTTGCAGATGCATCATTTATTGGGAATATGCTGAATGCAAAGTTTGACAGGGTAATAATTCCAACCCCCTATGGAATGGATCGTTTCCTTGAGGATGTGCTTCCGCTTGTAAAAATTGGTGGATATTTGCATTTCTATACTTTCAAGACCCGGGAGCAGATCGAAGTTCTGATCGGGAAATATTCTGATATGGGACTTGATGTGATCAATTACCGACGTTGCGGGAACATTGCTCCGGGTGTTAGCAGGTGGGTATTCGATATGGTAAAGGTATGA
- a CDS encoding DsrE family protein → MTEVTKVLLLLKNMVYESTSPMETLRFANYYRKKGLDVMVVLFGPMGVILGKADKCGSPAYDEKIRECMEMGVQFKCCKLGASIIGLKGEELISGIELIESQEIAEMFLEYS, encoded by the coding sequence ATGACAGAGGTCACGAAAGTATTGTTGCTGCTCAAAAATATGGTCTATGAAAGTACCAGTCCCATGGAGACCCTTCGGTTTGCGAATTACTATCGCAAAAAGGGTCTTGATGTGATGGTCGTCCTGTTCGGCCCCATGGGTGTCATTCTTGGAAAGGCTGACAAGTGTGGGTCCCCTGCCTACGATGAAAAGATCAGGGAATGCATGGAAATGGGTGTGCAATTCAAGTGCTGCAAACTTGGAGCATCGATCATAGGACTGAAAGGGGAGGAGCTTATCTCTGGTATTGAGCTCATCGAGTCGCAAGAGATAGCTGAGATGTTCCTGGAATACTCCTAG
- a CDS encoding D-aminoacyl-tRNA deacylase — MQTTSDKESSTNIIIICSTVDMAGQNIKDHLLRLREWTPLEVPSSMVEDVAEVYESGNFRIVEVKEHHIYQDGVDEKLKNAGLPCDLIIFASKHRSADGRRLLTSHFTGNPGSADFGGNPGELAKAAPFALRSILLSMSEMVGDIGYDVSMESTHHGPSDLNVPSVYAEIGSSESEWVDTAVGDIVARAILAVEQVKCPVAIGFGGGHYAARQTNLIFSSDVTFGHNFPNYQLQNVDEGMFRQAVERSGADLVYCDRKSMSSGDRKKVSDLAASFGLELLRESDIKEMRGVHWDDLRIFLHKVKEHDPSGRVKFSEGIRKRLGEADLADSDKDGRSVITIRVDPELIKLAKSVDITALKNVLQNSNIVYFELEDATVSNVFFTFWKQDAEDFLAFLVNECIKILKERYDTEYVFDENVLHITDDRFNPDLARKMGVPPGPMFGKLANGGSVTIDGRVIGPEMVRERTKKSVVLNNAIL, encoded by the coding sequence ATGCAGACAACTAGCGATAAGGAAAGTTCTACAAACATAATCATTATCTGTTCCACCGTTGATATGGCAGGACAGAACATAAAGGATCATTTGCTAAGGCTCAGGGAATGGACCCCTCTGGAGGTTCCTTCTTCTATGGTCGAAGATGTTGCTGAGGTTTATGAGAGTGGCAATTTCCGGATCGTTGAGGTCAAGGAACATCATATCTATCAGGATGGCGTCGATGAAAAATTAAAGAATGCCGGTCTTCCCTGTGATCTCATAATTTTTGCTTCCAAGCACAGGAGTGCAGATGGGCGGCGGTTGCTTACTTCTCATTTTACAGGAAATCCGGGATCAGCTGATTTCGGTGGTAATCCGGGTGAGCTGGCAAAAGCAGCTCCATTTGCTTTACGTTCCATTCTTCTGTCAATGTCTGAAATGGTTGGTGATATTGGCTATGACGTTTCTATGGAGTCAACACATCATGGTCCTTCAGACCTGAACGTCCCTTCGGTTTATGCGGAGATAGGAAGTTCTGAATCAGAATGGGTCGATACTGCGGTTGGTGATATCGTTGCTCGTGCTATCCTTGCTGTGGAGCAGGTAAAATGTCCTGTTGCAATTGGTTTTGGGGGTGGGCATTATGCTGCAAGGCAAACTAACCTTATTTTTAGTTCTGATGTGACATTCGGGCACAATTTCCCGAATTACCAGTTACAGAATGTTGATGAAGGTATGTTCCGGCAGGCAGTTGAGAGGTCAGGTGCTGATCTGGTATACTGTGACAGGAAATCGATGTCATCTGGGGACCGGAAGAAAGTAAGCGATCTGGCGGCTTCCTTTGGTCTTGAACTGCTAAGGGAGAGTGACATCAAAGAGATGAGGGGTGTCCATTGGGATGATCTCAGGATCTTCCTGCATAAGGTGAAGGAGCATGATCCATCGGGTCGGGTTAAGTTCTCCGAAGGTATTCGAAAAAGGTTGGGTGAGGCAGACCTGGCTGACTCAGATAAAGATGGCAGATCTGTAATAACTATAAGGGTGGATCCGGAACTTATCAAGCTGGCCAAATCAGTGGATATTACAGCTTTGAAGAACGTACTTCAGAACTCAAATATTGTGTATTTTGAATTGGAGGATGCAACTGTCTCAAATGTGTTCTTTACTTTCTGGAAGCAGGATGCAGAGGACTTCCTTGCCTTTTTGGTAAACGAATGCATTAAAATACTAAAAGAACGTTATGATACTGAATACGTTTTCGATGAAAACGTGTTGCATATCACGGATGATAGGTTCAACCCAGATCTCGCACGAAAAATGGGAGTTCCTCCGGGCCCCATGTTTGGGAAACTGGCCAATGGTGGGTCGGTTACAATAGATGGAAGGGTTATCGGGCCAGAAATGGTACGCGAAAGGACAAAAAAAAGTGTTGTGTTGAATAACGCAATCCTTTGA
- the ftsZ gene encoding cell division protein FtsZ — translation MKSIVEEALARSVEETQIRSSVPEQNDINAELEAMLRDLQTNIKVIGCGGGGSNSAQRMAQEGIKGAELVAINTDAQHLLNVSTESKILIGKKKTRGLGAGSLPQIGEDAALESIDEVRGIVDGTDMVFITAGLGGGTGTGSAPVVAEAARDTGALTIAVVTLPFAVEGQVRRTNAEAGLERLRDVADTVIVVPNDKLLEVVPRLPLQAAFKVSDEVLMRAVKGITELITKPGLVNLDFADVRTVMQNGGVAMIGLGEADGENKAVESVQKALRSPLLDVDISGATSALVNVVGGPDMTIAEAESVVQEVYSRIDPNARLIWGAQVDPELEHSVRTMLVVTGVKSPQIYGSGSSQNVTRKYGIDFVK, via the coding sequence ATGAAATCCATAGTAGAAGAGGCATTGGCACGATCTGTAGAAGAGACACAAATTCGTTCCAGCGTCCCGGAACAGAATGACATAAATGCGGAACTCGAAGCGATGCTTAGAGATCTGCAGACGAACATCAAGGTCATTGGTTGCGGCGGCGGCGGTTCAAACAGTGCTCAGCGCATGGCGCAGGAAGGCATCAAGGGCGCAGAACTTGTTGCAATAAACACGGATGCACAACATCTTTTGAATGTTTCTACCGAGAGCAAGATCCTTATCGGCAAGAAAAAGACAAGAGGTCTTGGTGCTGGTAGTCTGCCGCAGATCGGCGAAGATGCTGCCCTTGAAAGCATTGATGAGGTGCGTGGGATCGTAGATGGCACTGATATGGTGTTTATTACTGCAGGGCTTGGCGGTGGTACTGGTACAGGTTCCGCTCCGGTTGTTGCAGAGGCTGCACGTGATACAGGCGCTTTGACAATTGCCGTGGTAACTCTTCCATTCGCTGTCGAAGGTCAGGTAAGGCGCACAAACGCCGAGGCAGGACTTGAAAGGCTTAGGGATGTTGCAGACACTGTTATCGTAGTTCCTAATGACAAGCTCCTTGAGGTTGTCCCAAGATTACCATTGCAGGCTGCCTTCAAGGTCTCAGATGAGGTTTTGATGAGAGCTGTAAAAGGTATTACCGAGCTTATCACAAAACCTGGTCTTGTAAACCTTGACTTTGCTGATGTAAGGACCGTCATGCAGAACGGTGGCGTAGCAATGATAGGTCTTGGTGAAGCCGACGGTGAGAACAAGGCTGTGGAATCTGTCCAGAAAGCATTGAGGAGCCCTCTTCTTGATGTGGATATCTCCGGTGCTACTTCCGCTCTTGTGAATGTTGTAGGTGGTCCGGATATGACCATTGCAGAAGCAGAGAGCGTTGTACAGGAAGTCTACAGCAGGATCGATCCAAATGCAAGGTTGATCTGGGGAGCACAGGTAGATCCTGAGCTTGAGCACTCTGTCCGCACAATGCTTGTTGTAACAGGTGTGAAATCTCCACAGATCTATGGTAGTGGAAGTTCCCAGAACGTTACTCGAAAATACGGTATTGATTTCGTAAAATGA
- a CDS encoding protein translocase SEC61 complex subunit gamma, with the protein MFEAPKINRNVGQVLKSYLRVLKLSKKPSREEFLMISKVAGAGILLVGFVGFIIYVLLTEVPKWV; encoded by the coding sequence ATGTTTGAAGCGCCTAAGATAAACCGTAATGTCGGTCAAGTCCTTAAGTCATACCTGAGGGTATTGAAATTGTCCAAGAAGCCTTCAAGGGAAGAGTTCCTCATGATCTCTAAGGTTGCTGGTGCCGGTATTTTGCTAGTAGGTTTTGTTGGTTTCATTATCTATGTACTGCTGACGGAAGTGCCGAAGTGGGTGTAA